TCAGGCTGCTGAAGTATTTGCAGAGTTTGCTTGATGCTATAGCGATCGCCAACTCCGCGCCGAATTGAATAAACTCCTACCATAGGCATCAGCTTGCCGATTAAGCCCGCAAAAGCTTCGTAAGCCACAATATAATGAAATAGCTGCCCTAAACGTGCAGACAAAAGAAATACTACTAGTCCATCATCTAGATTAGAATGATTTGGCAGATAGACTACTCGCTGATGAGAAATTGCTTTTAATTGAGCCACGTCGCGATCGTCAATTACGAATTTTATTTTGTATCCAAAGTAAGCTACAAGATAGAAAATGCTTTGGATTAAGCGAGTAAATAAAGGATTTAACTGGGGCGGTATGAATCTTGCATCAGACATGGAGATATCTTTTTACTATAGCTGTTCTTCCCTACCTATAAATTGCCATAGCAGATCAGGATGACAATAGTTCAACTAGAGGTTGAGTAATCCAGTTTAGCCCAACCGTTAGCTGATGTTTTAAAGTTGGTAAACGATAGAGATAGATTAAGCGACGGGCTATATAAGCCATTGAGCCATCTAATTTTATTCCCAAACCGCTGATCGTGGCGTTATCTACCCCCAAAGTCATCATTTCACCTAAAGGCTGATAGCGGAAAGATAACAAGGGACGGTTAGTAGCAGATGCCCACAAATTCCAGGCACAATAGTCAGACTGTTGAAAAGCAACCTGTGCCGTAGCGGGAACTGGGTTACCCTCAGCATCGTAGCAGTCAGCCACATCGCCGATCGCATAGACATCATCTCTACCCTTAACTAACAGGTTTGGTTCAATTTTAAGCAGCCCTTTTTCGTTTTGTTCTAGAGGAAGTTTGGTGACTAACTCCGAAATCTGATTACCAACTGTCCACAATACCAAATCTACAGGTATGACATCAGTTTGCCCTTTATATTCAAGGGATATACTCTGGGCTTCAAGCTGTGCTACCTCTGTTTCTAAATCCTGCCAAATATGATTTTTTTCTAAAGCTTCAATTGCAGTTTCACGATTGAAATCAGGACTATCCTTGAGGATCTGTTCACCTCTTTCTATAATGCGAATTCTCCCTTTTTCACCTAAACGGGCTGCTAGCTTACAAGCCAACTCTACCCCGCTATAACCACCGCCAACTACTGCCACTCTAATTTTATCGTGGTTAGCTTCTTCTAGTAATCTTAGTTCTTCCTGGAGGCGAAAGGCATCGTTTAGAGAACGAAATGGGAGAGCGTATTCCTTTGCTCCTGGTACAATATCTACAGGAGTTTTGCCACCTGTAGCCAGAACCAATTTATCGTAATCAATTGTTATATCGCCATCGACAGTGACTTTTTTGGCTTCAATATCAATATCGGTAACGCTACCCTGCTGAAACATCACCCCTGTATTTGCCAAAATTTCAGCAAAGGGCGGTGCTATTTCCCAACTTTGCATTTCTTCGGTGATTAGTTCATACAACAGGGGAGAAAACAAAAAGCGATCGCTCTTATCAATCAGAGTAATCTCTGGCTTGGCTCCGTTTTGCCAAGGGAATTCACTCAGTCTTAAGGCGGTATATAAACCCCCAAATCCACCACCAACGATACAAATCCGCGATTTTTCGCTCATAAGATTACTTAGCTTAAGCCAACAAGCTAATTATTTTGGTTAACTTATGTTGATTCTAGCGACTTTAGCAGATTTTTGATCTTGAACTAAGTAATTAAGTGAGAGAAGATTTTACCTAGCGCGATCGCTAAGCAAATATCTGCTAAGTTAATTAATAGTTCTTAGAACCTGATAATTTATGAATTCCGACCAAAAATTTGCTTTATTAGTCCTTGGTATCCCTTTAATCGGTCTAGTTTACTGTGGTTTGGGATTAGCGATTATGAGTTCTAGCATGACCGTTAGAACCCATCCTGTAGCTTCTGGAGCAATTTTTATTCTGTTGCCGTTTGGCATTGCTGCTTCTACTTGGATTTCCGCTTCAGCTAAAGCCTATAAAAAGTAATATTAACTGATGTTACGCACTCATCGATCTTAGGGGCTTGGGGACTTGGGGACTTGGAGAATAATTTTCTACCTGCGTAGTTG
This DNA window, taken from Pleurocapsa sp. FMAR1, encodes the following:
- a CDS encoding NAD(P)/FAD-dependent oxidoreductase, producing MSEKSRICIVGGGFGGLYTALRLSEFPWQNGAKPEITLIDKSDRFLFSPLLYELITEEMQSWEIAPPFAEILANTGVMFQQGSVTDIDIEAKKVTVDGDITIDYDKLVLATGGKTPVDIVPGAKEYALPFRSLNDAFRLQEELRLLEEANHDKIRVAVVGGGYSGVELACKLAARLGEKGRIRIIERGEQILKDSPDFNRETAIEALEKNHIWQDLETEVAQLEAQSISLEYKGQTDVIPVDLVLWTVGNQISELVTKLPLEQNEKGLLKIEPNLLVKGRDDVYAIGDVADCYDAEGNPVPATAQVAFQQSDYCAWNLWASATNRPLLSFRYQPLGEMMTLGVDNATISGLGIKLDGSMAYIARRLIYLYRLPTLKHQLTVGLNWITQPLVELLSS